One stretch of Sardina pilchardus chromosome 17, fSarPil1.1, whole genome shotgun sequence DNA includes these proteins:
- the crebl2 gene encoding cAMP-responsive element-binding protein-like 2 isoform X1 — MDDSKMMGGKIKKPGKRGRKPAKIDLKAKLERSRQSARECRARKKLRYQYLEELVSSKERAICALREELEMYKQWCSAMDQGKIPSEIKALLTGDDQKMPQSSSTKTPKNGKYNSSGNSQSKST; from the exons ATGGATGACAGCAAG ATGATGGGCGGAAAAATCAAGAAACCCGGAAAGCGTGGCCGGAAGCCTGCCAAAATCGACCTGAAGGCCAAGCTGGAGAGAAGCCGGCAGAGTGCCAGGGAGTGCCGAGCCCGAAAGAAGCTGCGCTACCAGTATTTAGAGGAGCTGGTGTCCAGCAAGGAGAGGGCCATCTGTGCCCTCAGAGAGGAGCTTGAAATG tacaagcagtggtgctcagccATGGACCAGGGCAAGATCCCGTCAGAGATCAAAGCTCTTCTTACGGGCGACGATCAGAAGATGCCACAGAGCTCCAGCACCAAAACGCCAAAGAATGGAAAGTACAACTCCAGCGGCAACAGCCAGAGCAAATCCACCTAA
- the crebl2 gene encoding cAMP-responsive element-binding protein-like 2 isoform X2 gives MMGGKIKKPGKRGRKPAKIDLKAKLERSRQSARECRARKKLRYQYLEELVSSKERAICALREELEMYKQWCSAMDQGKIPSEIKALLTGDDQKMPQSSSTKTPKNGKYNSSGNSQSKST, from the exons ATGATGGGCGGAAAAATCAAGAAACCCGGAAAGCGTGGCCGGAAGCCTGCCAAAATCGACCTGAAGGCCAAGCTGGAGAGAAGCCGGCAGAGTGCCAGGGAGTGCCGAGCCCGAAAGAAGCTGCGCTACCAGTATTTAGAGGAGCTGGTGTCCAGCAAGGAGAGGGCCATCTGTGCCCTCAGAGAGGAGCTTGAAATG tacaagcagtggtgctcagccATGGACCAGGGCAAGATCCCGTCAGAGATCAAAGCTCTTCTTACGGGCGACGATCAGAAGATGCCACAGAGCTCCAGCACCAAAACGCCAAAGAATGGAAAGTACAACTCCAGCGGCAACAGCCAGAGCAAATCCACCTAA